One stretch of Trichocoleus desertorum ATA4-8-CV12 DNA includes these proteins:
- a CDS encoding alpha/beta hydrolase, translating into MSLQAISIPPTTGQAPEGLVVVLHGWGANAQDVASLLPLLNLPNYQFLCPDGPLLHPYNPSSGRMWYSFGQTPTFPVGAGTGLEESRKLLTDWLQSLEAKTGVPLSRTVLGGFSQGGAMTLDVGLNLPLAGLVSLSGYWHQSAQPKNDPFPPVFMAHGLEDTVVPLSAARDARDRLLALGVSVQYQEFQMGHDIRPEVLQLMRTFVLQVLSQNQAKTSYKV; encoded by the coding sequence TTGAGTCTACAGGCCATCTCGATTCCACCCACAACAGGTCAAGCTCCCGAAGGACTAGTTGTGGTGTTACACGGCTGGGGGGCAAATGCTCAAGATGTAGCATCTTTACTGCCTCTGCTGAACTTGCCCAATTATCAATTTCTCTGTCCGGATGGGCCGTTGCTTCATCCCTATAACCCATCTTCTGGGCGTATGTGGTATAGCTTTGGTCAAACGCCAACCTTTCCAGTTGGGGCAGGGACTGGTCTGGAAGAAAGCCGCAAACTGCTCACCGATTGGCTCCAGTCTCTAGAAGCGAAGACAGGAGTCCCCCTATCACGAACTGTTCTCGGTGGTTTCTCTCAAGGTGGGGCGATGACGTTGGATGTGGGGCTTAACTTGCCGCTGGCAGGTTTGGTTTCTCTGAGTGGTTATTGGCATCAATCGGCCCAACCCAAAAATGATCCCTTTCCACCTGTGTTTATGGCACATGGTTTAGAAGATACCGTAGTCCCTCTCAGTGCTGCACGAGATGCCAGAGATCGGCTATTGGCGCTGGGAGTCTCAGTGCAATACCAAGAATTCCAGATGGGGCATGATATTCGACCAGAAGTGTTGCAGCTCATGCGGACATTTGTGCTTCAAGTCCTGTCACAAAATCAGGCAAAAACTTCTTATAAAGTTTGA
- a CDS encoding DUF2555 domain-containing protein: MTTLSISSQQIEALTESDVADLATRLEQDNYTNPFDGLNDWHLLRAIAFQRPELVEPYMHLLDLEAYDEA; the protein is encoded by the coding sequence ATGACCACATTGAGTATTTCGAGCCAACAAATTGAAGCGTTGACTGAGTCTGATGTTGCAGATTTGGCAACACGTCTAGAGCAGGACAACTACACTAACCCGTTCGATGGGTTGAATGATTGGCATCTCCTCCGGGCGATCGCTTTTCAACGTCCTGAATTAGTTGAACCTTACATGCACCTACTAGACCTAGAAGCTTACGACGAAGCCTAG